The following proteins come from a genomic window of Microbacterium lemovicicum:
- a CDS encoding aquaporin has protein sequence MNTITLLRRTGAELLGTGLLVTVVVGSGIAASRLSIDPGLQLLENSIATALGLGVLILLLRPVSGAHFNPVVSVADTILGRRHHHTGLPLTLLALYVVAQVVGAIGGAVLANAMFATPTALSTTNRSTPATFLAEIVATAGLVLLIIGLARAHRSTPVIAAAAGSYIGAAYWFTSSTSFANPAVTIGRVFTDTFAGIAPASVLPFLAAQLLGAAIGIVLALLLFPHATTAADDLTVSHNLTDPEKDSS, from the coding sequence ATGAACACGATCACCCTGCTCCGCCGCACCGGCGCCGAACTGCTCGGCACCGGCCTGCTGGTGACGGTCGTGGTCGGATCCGGCATCGCCGCGTCCCGCCTCTCCATCGACCCGGGACTGCAGCTGCTGGAGAACTCGATCGCCACCGCCCTCGGCTTGGGCGTGCTGATCCTGCTCCTCCGCCCGGTCTCCGGTGCGCACTTCAACCCCGTCGTCTCGGTCGCCGACACGATCCTCGGCCGCCGCCACCACCACACCGGCCTTCCGTTGACGCTGCTGGCGCTCTATGTCGTGGCGCAGGTGGTCGGCGCGATCGGCGGCGCCGTCCTTGCGAATGCCATGTTCGCCACCCCGACCGCGCTCTCCACCACGAACCGGTCCACCCCGGCGACGTTCCTCGCGGAGATCGTCGCGACCGCAGGACTGGTGCTGCTGATCATCGGCCTGGCCCGCGCACACCGCAGCACCCCGGTCATCGCCGCCGCGGCCGGCTCCTACATCGGCGCCGCGTACTGGTTCACCAGCTCCACCTCGTTCGCCAACCCCGCCGTGACCATCGGCCGTGTCTTCACCGACACGTTCGCCGGCATCGCTCCCGCCTCCGTGCTCCCGTTCCTGGCCGCACAACTCCTCGGCGCTGCCATCGGGATCGTCCTCGCCCTGCTGCTGTTCCCGCACGCCACCACGGCTGCGGATGATCTGACCGTCTCGCACAACCTCACCGACCCTGAGAAGGACTCCTCATGA
- a CDS encoding AAA family ATPase, translating to MTRFIVEDGVVSADALSAGALRVWLAGHDPLTGQERGRPHLRAESDLLLDATLNHRKSYSIAVLLHAELAVEFEALQDRIRDRTIVLWQQELNARRGHGGLIREDISRLEVVELQHRRSRALDPHIHRHLWLNVKVRGEDGQWTNVDSRVAMKFHTVINAEGELAARTDPRWVTALARHGYTIDAGGEIAELAALVAPLSRRSAQIEANRAHLIAEWQSAHAGAAPSVAILQQIDRRAWAVARPNKPVLLDEESWERAVRDELHSLDPSIGHPRIPAPLAATPLGDLDVDLLAAMAVVDADERSRSSSGRFGLYDLHAGALRALSRTGVIVHRSELDDVHHRIIATAMSSVVRLTDEHDVPGHVKQYMATETVRSKVRLARDLDLIATPGPSFSRADLRTAATRVLDADRLDASQLDAASAIAGHAGLVTVTGPAGAGKTTMLRLAHHALRSQRRRMLVVTPTRKASSIAAEEIGAAATSVHALLHDHGFRWAKNDAGAQVWTRLVPGDTDPTTCAPYPGVTKYPLHRGDRIVVDEAGMMDLQTAEALTTITFESRVGLALVGDPHQAAPVGHTGAMAIAIRATSAAIELDTVHRFRDPAYAALTLQLRNPRDLEDAVQIAQALTETGHVTRVDSTDAAREAMVDAYFQARSRAHTVALVCGTNSEVDAVNTLIQDQRVTCGQLDPRTVAWGRGEQRLLEGDTVQTRRNDRVMGVENRATWVIHRIHADRIDLISPVDAGEHRWVTHDYAADHVQLAYASTVHGIQGDTTHTAIVGPDVSAAGLYVGLTRGRHHNTAITIAHTDQAAINQLAPTMLRGHDETSITHSVNAVRDELRRSARDAPQTQALPAHEISLAR from the coding sequence ATGACGCGGTTCATTGTCGAGGACGGTGTCGTCTCGGCGGATGCGTTGTCGGCGGGCGCGTTGCGAGTGTGGCTGGCCGGTCACGACCCGCTCACGGGGCAGGAGCGGGGGAGACCGCACCTGCGTGCGGAGTCGGATCTGCTGTTGGACGCGACGTTGAATCATCGGAAGTCGTACAGCATCGCCGTCCTGCTGCACGCGGAGCTGGCGGTGGAGTTCGAGGCGTTGCAGGACCGTATCCGCGACCGCACCATTGTCTTGTGGCAGCAGGAGCTGAACGCCCGCCGCGGTCACGGCGGCCTCATCCGGGAGGACATCAGCCGCCTGGAAGTGGTCGAGTTGCAGCACCGCCGTTCCCGCGCGTTGGACCCGCATATTCACCGGCATCTGTGGTTGAACGTCAAGGTCCGTGGCGAGGATGGCCAGTGGACCAATGTGGATTCGCGGGTGGCGATGAAGTTCCACACGGTCATAAACGCTGAAGGGGAACTCGCCGCCCGCACTGACCCGCGGTGGGTGACAGCGCTCGCGCGGCACGGGTACACGATCGACGCCGGCGGGGAGATCGCAGAGCTGGCTGCGCTGGTGGCGCCGTTGTCGCGGCGGTCGGCGCAGATCGAAGCGAACCGTGCCCATCTGATCGCGGAATGGCAGTCCGCGCACGCGGGCGCTGCGCCGAGCGTGGCGATCCTTCAGCAGATCGACCGCCGCGCGTGGGCGGTCGCCCGTCCGAACAAGCCGGTGTTGCTGGACGAAGAGTCTTGGGAGCGAGCCGTCCGCGACGAACTCCACAGCCTCGACCCATCGATCGGTCACCCCCGCATACCTGCCCCACTGGCCGCGACGCCGCTCGGCGACCTGGACGTCGACCTGTTGGCGGCCATGGCGGTGGTGGATGCGGATGAGCGGTCGCGGAGCTCGAGCGGCCGGTTCGGCCTGTACGACCTGCATGCCGGCGCTCTCCGGGCTCTCTCCCGCACCGGCGTGATCGTTCACCGCTCAGAGCTGGATGATGTGCACCACCGCATCATCGCAACAGCGATGTCGTCGGTCGTTCGGTTGACGGATGAACACGATGTGCCGGGTCATGTGAAGCAGTACATGGCCACCGAGACCGTGAGATCGAAAGTGCGACTAGCTCGTGATCTCGATCTGATCGCCACCCCGGGTCCGTCCTTCTCACGCGCCGACCTCCGAACCGCGGCAACACGGGTACTCGACGCTGACCGTCTTGACGCCTCTCAGCTCGACGCGGCGTCTGCCATCGCTGGGCATGCCGGGCTGGTGACGGTCACAGGCCCGGCCGGTGCGGGCAAGACGACCATGCTCCGCCTCGCTCACCACGCCCTCCGGAGCCAGCGGCGGCGCATGCTGGTCGTCACTCCGACCCGGAAGGCCTCGTCCATCGCTGCCGAAGAGATTGGTGCGGCCGCCACGAGTGTGCACGCCCTTCTTCACGACCACGGGTTCCGGTGGGCCAAGAATGATGCTGGCGCGCAGGTGTGGACACGCCTCGTACCCGGCGACACCGACCCGACCACTTGCGCCCCGTACCCCGGGGTCACTAAGTACCCTCTACACCGCGGCGACAGGATCGTGGTCGACGAGGCCGGAATGATGGACCTGCAGACCGCCGAAGCCCTCACCACCATCACCTTCGAGTCCCGGGTGGGACTCGCTCTCGTAGGCGACCCGCACCAGGCCGCGCCCGTCGGCCACACCGGGGCGATGGCGATCGCGATTCGTGCCACCTCGGCCGCGATCGAATTGGACACCGTGCACCGGTTCCGCGACCCCGCCTACGCGGCGCTCACTCTCCAGCTCCGCAACCCCCGCGACCTCGAGGACGCGGTGCAGATCGCTCAAGCACTCACCGAGACCGGCCACGTCACCCGGGTCGACAGCACGGACGCTGCCCGTGAGGCGATGGTCGACGCTTACTTCCAAGCCCGAAGCCGCGCGCATACGGTCGCGCTGGTATGCGGCACCAACAGCGAAGTCGACGCCGTCAATACCCTCATCCAAGATCAGCGCGTTACGTGTGGGCAGCTTGACCCGCGGACGGTCGCGTGGGGGAGAGGCGAGCAGCGGCTGCTTGAAGGCGACACCGTCCAGACCCGACGTAACGACAGGGTCATGGGTGTGGAGAACCGGGCCACGTGGGTGATTCACCGTATCCACGCCGACCGCATCGACCTGATTTCACCCGTCGACGCCGGTGAGCATCGGTGGGTGACCCACGACTACGCGGCGGACCATGTCCAGCTTGCGTACGCGTCTACCGTGCACGGCATTCAAGGTGACACCACCCACACCGCCATCGTCGGCCCGGACGTCAGCGCAGCCGGCCTCTACGTCGGACTCACACGCGGCCGCCACCACAACACCGCCATCACCATCGCCCACACCGACCAGGCCGCGATCAACCAGCTCGCCCCCACCATGCTTCGCGGCCACGACGAAACCAGCATCACCCACTCCGTCAATGCCGTTCGCGACGAGCTCAGACGCTCCGCACGTGACGCGCCGCAAACTCAGGCGCTACCTGCACACGAGATCAGCCTCGCTAGATGA
- a CDS encoding GNAT family N-acetyltransferase produces MTLIRPMTEADWPRVEEIFAAGIAGGEATFETTTPTWEQFDSGKITDARLVATSEDGTVVGWAAASQVSARAAYQGVIEHSVYVHPKAHGQGIGRLLLDAFITAVDDAGYWTIQSSIFPENTISLRLHETAGFRTIGTRERVALSQLGPHAGTWRDTVLVERRSARNGH; encoded by the coding sequence ATGACCCTCATCCGGCCGATGACCGAGGCGGATTGGCCGCGGGTCGAGGAGATCTTCGCGGCCGGGATCGCCGGCGGCGAAGCCACCTTCGAGACCACCACCCCGACCTGGGAGCAGTTCGACTCAGGCAAGATCACGGACGCTCGCCTGGTCGCCACGAGCGAGGACGGGACCGTCGTAGGCTGGGCTGCCGCGTCTCAGGTCTCTGCTCGGGCGGCCTACCAGGGGGTGATTGAGCACTCCGTTTACGTGCATCCCAAGGCGCATGGGCAAGGGATCGGACGTTTACTGCTGGACGCGTTCATCACCGCGGTCGACGACGCCGGCTACTGGACGATCCAGTCCAGCATCTTCCCCGAGAACACGATCAGTCTCCGCCTGCACGAGACGGCCGGGTTTCGGACTATTGGCACGAGGGAGCGCGTCGCGCTCTCGCAGCTCGGCCCGCACGCCGGCACTTGGCGGGACACCGTCCTCGTCGAGCGACGCTCGGCACGCAACGGTCACTGA
- a CDS encoding ArsR/SmtB family transcription factor produces the protein MVTMLEVRDVSTIACCAPLIREPLTQSNAEQLAQTLKALADPARLRLLSIVAASPDQEACVCDLIEPMGLSQPTVSHHLKVLTAAGFLARSKRGAWAYYRLVPAALDRVTQTLISA, from the coding sequence ATGGTCACCATGCTCGAGGTCAGAGACGTCTCCACGATCGCGTGCTGTGCGCCGCTGATTCGCGAGCCGCTCACTCAGTCAAATGCTGAGCAGCTTGCGCAGACGCTGAAGGCTCTGGCTGATCCGGCCCGTCTCCGACTGCTGTCGATCGTCGCCGCCAGTCCGGACCAGGAGGCATGCGTATGTGACCTGATCGAGCCAATGGGACTGTCGCAGCCGACCGTCTCCCATCACTTGAAGGTGCTCACAGCAGCAGGATTTCTCGCCCGCTCCAAGCGTGGGGCATGGGCGTACTACCGGCTCGTCCCGGCCGCGCTTGATAGGGTGACCCAAACCCTCATCAGCGCTTAG
- a CDS encoding NAD(P)-binding domain-containing protein, producing the protein MTLLDLTPRTVTSDRLATLPVVIIGAGPIGLAAAANLVERGIDFLILETSDQVAASVRLWGHTRLFSPWRHLIDPAAQRLLEPIGWVSPNPDVAPTGAELVEDYLVPLAGLEQLASRIRFGETVVAVTREGMDRTRTAGRAQAPFLLRLQHADGTVEEITGRAVVDASGTYTTPNPLASSGLPPIGADTVTGSIVHALPDVLGADRARFAGRHTTVVGAGHSAANTLIALARLARDEPGTMVSWLIRNTSAVRISSSPEDELEGRAQLGSRVDRLVARGEVQLVDRFEISSVAADDAGIRLQGTRRGGPAQHVTDVVVNATGFRPNLDMLREIRLELDDIVEAPRRLAPLIDPNVHSCGTVEPHGFRELTHPEPGFFLVGMKSYGRAPTFLLATGYEQVRSVVAWLDGDMRSASQVELTLPATGVCSTDLSSGGSCCS; encoded by the coding sequence GTGACACTGCTGGATCTGACTCCCCGCACTGTGACGAGCGATCGACTCGCGACGCTGCCCGTGGTGATCATCGGCGCTGGCCCGATCGGTCTCGCTGCGGCCGCGAACCTCGTCGAGCGGGGCATCGACTTCCTGATCCTGGAAACCAGCGACCAGGTCGCTGCGTCCGTCCGGCTTTGGGGTCACACCCGCTTGTTCTCCCCGTGGCGGCACCTGATCGACCCGGCTGCGCAGCGACTCCTTGAGCCGATCGGCTGGGTTTCGCCCAACCCGGACGTCGCCCCCACTGGAGCCGAGCTCGTCGAGGATTACCTCGTCCCTCTCGCGGGACTTGAGCAGCTCGCGTCGCGCATCCGATTCGGCGAGACCGTGGTCGCGGTGACTCGCGAGGGGATGGACCGCACCCGTACCGCCGGCCGCGCGCAGGCGCCGTTCCTGTTGCGACTGCAGCACGCGGACGGCACCGTCGAAGAGATCACCGGGCGGGCGGTGGTCGATGCCTCCGGCACCTACACGACCCCGAACCCGCTGGCTTCCTCGGGGCTTCCCCCGATCGGCGCGGACACGGTCACCGGCAGCATCGTGCATGCGCTTCCGGACGTGCTGGGCGCTGACCGGGCGCGGTTCGCTGGCCGGCACACCACGGTGGTCGGCGCCGGGCACTCCGCGGCGAACACCCTGATCGCTCTCGCACGCCTGGCACGCGACGAGCCGGGGACCATGGTCAGTTGGTTGATCCGCAACACCTCCGCCGTCCGGATCTCCTCCTCGCCCGAGGACGAGCTCGAAGGACGCGCGCAACTCGGCTCACGCGTTGACCGCCTCGTCGCCCGGGGGGAGGTCCAGCTCGTTGATCGGTTTGAGATCTCGAGCGTCGCTGCCGATGACGCCGGCATCCGCCTGCAGGGCACCCGCCGCGGCGGTCCGGCGCAGCACGTCACGGACGTGGTGGTGAACGCGACCGGGTTCCGCCCGAACCTCGACATGCTCCGCGAGATCCGTCTGGAGCTGGATGACATCGTGGAAGCGCCGCGCCGGTTGGCGCCGCTGATCGATCCGAACGTGCACTCCTGCGGCACGGTCGAACCGCACGGGTTCCGTGAGCTCACCCACCCCGAGCCGGGGTTCTTCCTGGTCGGGATGAAGTCCTACGGGCGTGCCCCGACCTTCCTGCTCGCTACCGGTTACGAGCAGGTCCGCTCCGTGGTCGCGTGGCTGGACGGGGACATGCGTTCCGCATCCCAGGTCGAGCTCACTCTCCCCGCAACTGGGGTCTGTTCCACCGATTTGAGCAGCGGCGGTTCCTGCTGCTCATGA
- a CDS encoding helix-turn-helix domain-containing protein, translated as MNDERTSLELRAAKHAALADPARLRMLDLLTFGDLSPTELQSELVGMTSNLLAHHLNVLEREGIVSRGRSEGDGRRTYVRLNPGALLELGSFATAGAERVVFVCSANSARSQLAQALWNDVSEIPAISAGTHPADRVAAGAIATAARHGLDLAEVVPQQVDGILRDTDFVITVCDRAHEEFPDRVLHWSVPDPVPASTDAAFEAAFADLASRVTRLAPRMLALT; from the coding sequence ATGAACGATGAGAGAACTTCCTTGGAGTTGCGGGCCGCGAAGCACGCGGCTCTTGCTGACCCTGCCCGGCTGCGGATGCTCGACCTGCTCACGTTCGGAGACCTGTCTCCCACGGAGCTGCAATCAGAGCTTGTCGGGATGACGTCGAACCTGCTGGCGCATCACCTGAACGTGCTCGAGCGGGAAGGAATCGTCTCCCGCGGCCGCTCTGAGGGCGACGGGCGGCGAACGTATGTCCGCCTCAACCCGGGTGCTTTGCTCGAGCTGGGATCCTTCGCAACGGCGGGGGCGGAGCGTGTCGTGTTCGTCTGCTCCGCAAACTCCGCCCGCTCCCAACTCGCGCAAGCGCTGTGGAACGACGTGAGCGAGATCCCCGCGATCAGCGCCGGCACGCATCCCGCCGATCGCGTCGCGGCAGGAGCCATTGCGACGGCTGCTCGTCACGGGCTGGACCTGGCCGAAGTGGTGCCGCAGCAGGTCGACGGGATCCTGCGAGACACCGATTTCGTGATCACGGTCTGCGATCGCGCGCACGAAGAGTTCCCCGACCGTGTCTTGCATTGGTCCGTGCCGGACCCGGTTCCCGCCTCCACGGACGCCGCATTCGAGGCCGCGTTCGCGGATCTCGCTTCCCGGGTCACTCGGTTGGCGCCAAGGATGCTCGCGCTCACCTGA